A genomic segment from Muntiacus reevesi chromosome 15, mMunRee1.1, whole genome shotgun sequence encodes:
- the LOC136147238 gene encoding transmembrane protein 79 — MTEPETLALLEVKGPETLEKSPPQALVPNGRKLEGEDGVESLGAESSRVGSSAESPTAREGTEDGLDSIVSEAATLPWGTGPQPSAPFPDPPGWRNIEPEPPESEPPTKLEELPEDEASLLPEKAAQAFVPIDLQCIERRPQEDLVVCCEASEGEHRRTFLPPRATHPEPPECKWAEAVVKPPGHSCGGCGGCGGREVLRAVASVGAALILFPCLLYGAYAFLPFDAPRLPTMSSRLIYTLRCGVFATFPIVLGILVYGLSLLCFSALRPFGEPRREVEIHRRYVAQSVQLFILYFFNLAVLSTYLPQDTLKLLPLLTGLFAISRLIYWLTFAVGRSFRGFGYGLTFLPLLAMLMWNFYYMFVLEPERMLTASESRLDYPDHARSASDHRPRPRG, encoded by the coding sequence ATGACAGAACCCGAGACCCTGGCCCTGCTGGAAGTGAAGGGGCCTGAGACCCTGGAGAAGAGCCCACCCCAGGCCTTGGTCCCCAACGGCCGGAAGCTGGAAGGGGAAGATGGGGTTGAGTCTCTTGGAGCTGAGTCCTCTAGAGTGGGGTCTTCGGCTGAGTCTCCCACAGCCAGAGAGGGGACCGAGGATGgtctagacagcatagtaagtGAGGCTGCCACTTTGCCTTGGGGAACTGGCCCCCAGCCCAGTGCCCCGTTCCCAGATCCCCCTGGCTGGAGGAACATTGAGCCTGAGCCCCCCGAGTCAGAGCCACCCACCAAACTAGAGGAGTTGCCTGAAGATGAAGCCAGCCTGCTGCCTGAGAAGGCAGCCCAGGCCTTCGTGCCCATCGACCTACAGTGCATTGAGCGGCGGCCCCAGGAGGACCTCGTTGTGTGCTGTGAGGCCAGCGAGGGCGAGCACCGCCGGACCTTCCTGCCTCCGCGGGCCACCCACCCTGAGCCCCCGGAGTGCAAGTGGGCCGAAGCAGTGGTGAAGCCGCCTGGTCACTCCTGCGGGGGCTGTGGGGGCTGTGGGGGCCGAGAGGTGCTGAGAGCCGTGGCCTCAGTGGGAGCTGCCCTCATCCTCTTCCCCTGCCTGCTCTACGGGGCATATGCCTTCCTGCCCTTCGATGCCCCACGCCTGCCGACCATGAGCTCCCGCCTCATCTACACCTTGCGCTGTGGGGTCTTCGCCACCTTCCCCATTGTACTGGGGATCCTGGTGTACGGGCTGAGCCTGTTGTGCTTTTCTGCCCTTCGGCCCTTTGGGGAGCCACGGCGGGAGGTGGAGATCCACCGGCGGTATGTGGCCCAGTCAGTCCAGCTCTTCATCCTCTACTTCTTCAACCTGGCCGTGCTTTCCACCTACCTGCCTCAAGATACCCTCAAACTGCTCCCTCTACTCACTGGTCTCTTTGCCATCTCCCGGCTCATATACTGGCTGACCTTCGCTGTGGGCCGCTCCTTCCGAGGCTTCGGCTACGGCCTGACCTTCCTGCCCCTGCTGGCCATGTTGATGTGGAACTTCTACTACATGTTCGTGCTGGAGCCTGAACGCATGCTCACCGCCTCTGAGAGCCGCCTGGACTACCCTGACCATGCCCGCTCAGCCTCAGaccacaggccccgcccccggggcTGA